From Montipora foliosa isolate CH-2021 chromosome 6, ASM3666993v2, whole genome shotgun sequence, a single genomic window includes:
- the LOC138005457 gene encoding uncharacterized protein: MIKSSRCTNQSKKKAGLSSFGETDCFINVLRRFISRRGTPKTIHSDNGTNLVGAAREIKQAIAAWNEKHIQDQLLQKGCQWVFQPPKASHASGAWERLLRSTRTALLAILGNSLVDEEVLATVLTEVEAILNSRPLCAASDDPDDQEPLTPNHLLLQKAVHNLPPGSFVKEDLFSRKKWRQAQILADHFWKRWLKEYMLSLQERQKWQKPHRNAEVGDLVLLVDAKEPVANGSSESEVSL, encoded by the coding sequence ATGATAAAGTCATCAAGGTGTACAAACCAATCTAAAAAGAAAGCTGGGTTGTCATCATTTGGGGAAACGGATTGTTTCATTAACGTGCTAAGAAGATTCATTAGTAGACGAGGCACACCCAAGACTATCCACTCCGATAATGGCACCAATTTGGTTGGAGCAGCAAGAGAAATTAAACAGGCTATCGCTGCATGGAATGAGAAACATATCCAAGACCAGCTGTTACAGAAAGGATGTCAGTGGGTTTTCCAACCACCCAAAGCCTCACATGCTAGTGGGGCCTGGGAGAGGCTACTCCGAAGCACCCGCACAGCCTTGCTAGCAATACTTGGAAACAGCTTAGTGGATGAGGAAGTCCTCGCTACTGTCCTCACTGAAGTTGAAGCAATTCTTAATTCACGACCTCTTTGTGCTGCCTCTGATGACCCTGATGATCAGGAACCGTTGACACCCAACCATCTACTGTTGCAGAAAGCTGTCCACAACTTGCCACCTGGATCCTTTGTAAAGGAAGACTTATTCTCAAGAAAGAAATGGAGACAGGCTCAGATTTTGGCTGATCACTTTTGGAAGAGATGGTTGAAAGAATATATGTTGTCGTTGCAGGAGAGACAAAAGTGGCAGAAGCCGCACCGGAATGCAGAAGTCGGTGATTTGGTTCTACTCGTCGATGCCAAGGAGCCAGTGGCGAATGGGTCGAGTGAAAGCGAAGTTTCCCTCTAA
- the LOC138005455 gene encoding KRAB-A domain-containing protein 2-like: MASNCNDSTPNGVEKMEFLSALDSLKEQQKTNKSDFTLFVDDNFYERATTYLVVKEKKNSDEIEKIMTKSEVQTIKRKKWTVNSNNQIITCDNKVVLSKSQLHENLLFAHNRVAHRGRQKTEHWVKQNFAEVSQRVINLFVSLCRLHAERKPINNRIKEVTNPLQAASFLSVLEIDLMDFRNLPCTCRNPHKWVINLIDHHTKFVNSHPLHAKSADEVLDAVKNYCLSHGYPKKFLQNMEVNFAMRNSNYFARKIKSSCPMER; encoded by the coding sequence ATGGCTTCAAACTGCAACGATTCCACTCCAAATGGTGTAgaaaaaatggaatttctttctgCGCTGGACAGCCTTAAAGAACAGCAAAAGACCAATAAATCTGATTTTACTTTATTCGTAGACGACAATTTCTATGAGCGAGCAACAACATATCTCGTCgttaaagaaaagaagaattcagATGAAATCGAGAAGATCATGACAAAATCAGAGGTACAGACCATCAAGCGAAAAAAGTGGACGGTCAATTCGAACAACCAAATCATTACTTGTGACAACAAAGTGGTTCTTTCCAAGAGTCAGCTTCATgaaaatctcttgtttgcacacaaCAGAGTTGCACATAGAGGGCGACAAAAGACAGAACACTGGGTGAAACAGAACTTTGCTGAAGTTAGCCAAAGGGTTATTAACCTCTTTGTGAGCTTATGTCGACTGCATGCAGAACGCAAACCAATAAACAATAGAATCAAAGAGGTAACCAATCCATTACAAGCAGCGTCATTTTTGTCAGTGCTGGAGATTGACTTGATGGACTTTCGTAACTTACCATGCACATGTCGAAATCCTCACAAGTGGGTGATTAATCTGATCGATCATCATACGAAGTTCGTCAATTCACATCCCCTACATGCAAAATCAGCAGATGAAGTTCTCGATGCTGTAAAGAATTACTGCCTTTCCCATGGATACCCGAAAAAATTCTTACAGAATATGGAGGTGAATTTTGCAATGCGAAACTCAAATTATTTTGcgaggaaaatcaaatcaagttgtCCTATGGAGCGGTAA